The Misgurnus anguillicaudatus chromosome 21, ASM2758022v2, whole genome shotgun sequence genome includes a window with the following:
- the tefm gene encoding transcription elongation factor, mitochondrial, with protein MSSMWLAKPLVTSFVLKGHYGLFVHPVTSLPKYALRFLHCSCCRRSGIIAAGLDTMNESPSSKLCQENCEPLDSCYTAEQCAVILQRLNTATESELTQIKLLRGRKAVNIINYRNRHGPFSSLENVTHVPLLKHKSAVTVFDSILKPAQNMEKRKGKVHLAKFIRPEVDRAVLEDANSIVSIVCGTNKIAWTHMNRALTVLDWQQEECKSFLNGTYMASDYLEDISTVISRFPATDFFVVEKASISPQNTSLYPVMAHLRTVEAMLFALLSPMREPGRSPKVLNMMRTAVGRHFGLMVGDSRASGAETVRKMMTESVIKQEPRVIFPHSLVMKHRNSFQMSSRNKGEELCDALLQAVAFFEFLQVK; from the exons ATGTCAAGCATGTGGCTCGCTAAACCCCTTGTGACATCTTTCGTTCTCAAAG gacATTATGGTCTGTTCGTTCATCCTGTGACGTCGCTGCCTAAATATGCGCTCAGATTCTTGCACTGCAGCTGTTGCAGGAGAAGTGGAATAATTGCCGCTGGGTTGGACACCATGAATGAATCCCCTTCCTCTAAATTATGCCAAGAGAACTGTGAACCCCTGGACTCATGTTATACAGCAGAGCAGTGTGCTGTCATCCTCCAGCGTCTTAATACAGCCACAGAGTCTGAACTGACACAGATCAAACTGCTGAGAGGACGGAAAGCTGTCAACATTATAAACTACCGAAACAGACATGGACCGTTCAGCAGTCTGGAAAATGTCACTCATGTGCCTTTACTGAAACACAAGAGCGCTGTCACAGTCTTTGACTCCATCCTTAAACCAGCTCAGAATATGGAGAAAAGAAAGGGAAAAGTCCACCTGGCCAAATTTATAAGACCTGAAGTTGACAGAGCTGTTTTGGAA GATGCAAATTCGATTGTGTCTATTGTCTGTGGCACTAATAAAATCGCTTGGACGCATATGAATCGAGCACTGACTGTTTTAGACTGGCAGCAGGAGGAGTGCAAGAGTTTTTTGAATGGGACATACATGGCATCGGATTATTTGGAGGAT ATCTCTACTGTTATTTCAAGATTTCCTGCAACTGATTTCTTTGTGGTGGAGAAGGCAAGTATCTCTCCCCAGAACACTTCCCTTTATCCGGTTATGGCTCACCTCCGGACAGTAGAAGCCATGCTGTTTGCTTTGCTTTCCCCAATGAGGGAGCCAGGAAGATCGCCCAAAGTCCTTAACATGATGCGCACAGCTGTGGGTCGCCATTTTGGCCTGATGGTGGGGGACAGTCGAGCGAGTGGAGCCGAGACCGTAAGGAAGATGATGACGGAGTCTGTGATCAAGCAAGAGCCACGAGTTATCTTTCCCCACAGTTTGGTGATGAAGCACAGAAACTCCTTTCAGATGAGCAGCAGAAACAAAGGGGAAGAACTGTGTGATGCTCTTCTACAGGCTGTTGCTTTTTTTGAATTCCTGCAAGTGAAGTGA